The following coding sequences are from one Candidatus Margulisiibacteriota bacterium window:
- the flhA gene encoding flagellar biosynthesis protein FlhA — MDIAAFLKNFSWEEFNKKIPINDLAVAILVVMVLVIMVIPLPVFLLDVLLVLNISIGIVVLLVAIFLNKPLDFAAFPSILLVTTLFRLSLNVASTRLILSLGADFHGQVILAFANFVTHGNFVVGAVAFAIITIVQFMVITKGSERVAEVAARFTLDAMPGKQMSIDADLNSGLIDATEAKAKRQEIQKEATFFGSMDGANKFVRGDSIAGIIIVIVNIIGGIIIGRFQQGLEIGESLETFARLTIGDGLVAQIPALLMSISTGLVITKSASGESLGTDITQQILKKPTVFTFTGGILLMFALVPGLPTVPFMILAVAAMLAGYSLTKAASVKEETVSAQEEQAAKEAMKKPENLLGTLALDPIALKTGRNLVPLIDPSQNGPLLERITLVRYQIGQDLGFVIPGVRVMDDLSLPPNQYRIDIRGTKVGLGEGYTNAYYVKTTLATLREKGLDGEEVTDPVDGSRACWVNAEFGDRLQQLGLPVKTIVDYISEHFSEVIKRYADEIMTRQNVQALLELVKNSNAAIVRELVPDMLSLGQVHKVLQNLVRERISIRDLSTILERLADYAHVSRDTNLLAEYVRQSLSRQICGQYADAEDTITVVTFDPRLEETMISAIHQSEYGSFLALEPNTGERVLIQLKEPLRNFNKLQKSPIILCSPRLRPHLKRFIERNYPMFAVLSYNEIVPQIKVQSIGVINE; from the coding sequence ATGGATATTGCGGCTTTTTTAAAAAATTTCAGTTGGGAAGAGTTTAATAAAAAAATCCCGATCAATGACCTGGCGGTAGCAATACTTGTCGTAATGGTACTTGTTATCATGGTCATACCACTGCCAGTTTTTTTGCTGGACGTTTTATTGGTTTTAAATATCTCTATCGGAATAGTGGTTTTACTGGTTGCGATATTTCTGAATAAACCGCTGGATTTCGCGGCTTTTCCTTCAATATTATTAGTTACCACTTTGTTCCGTCTTTCCCTGAACGTGGCGTCAACCAGATTAATCCTCAGCCTGGGAGCTGATTTCCATGGACAGGTAATTCTTGCCTTTGCCAACTTTGTAACCCACGGTAATTTTGTTGTGGGCGCTGTAGCCTTTGCCATAATTACAATTGTACAATTTATGGTTATTACCAAAGGTTCGGAAAGGGTAGCTGAAGTAGCAGCTCGTTTTACATTGGATGCCATGCCCGGCAAGCAGATGTCGATAGACGCTGATTTGAACTCCGGTTTGATCGACGCCACTGAAGCCAAAGCCAAACGGCAGGAAATTCAAAAAGAAGCAACATTTTTCGGTTCAATGGACGGTGCTAATAAATTTGTACGCGGAGACAGTATCGCCGGTATTATCATAGTTATTGTTAATATTATCGGAGGTATTATTATCGGTCGTTTTCAGCAGGGACTGGAAATTGGCGAATCCCTGGAAACTTTTGCCAGACTTACAATTGGTGACGGTCTGGTAGCCCAGATACCGGCACTTTTAATGTCTATATCAACCGGTTTGGTTATTACCAAATCTGCTTCGGGAGAAAGTCTTGGTACAGATATCACTCAGCAGATACTGAAAAAGCCTACGGTCTTTACTTTTACCGGAGGTATCCTGCTCATGTTTGCTTTGGTTCCCGGTTTACCTACAGTTCCTTTTATGATTCTTGCTGTGGCGGCGATGCTAGCCGGTTATTCTTTAACCAAGGCGGCTTCGGTAAAAGAAGAAACTGTTTCTGCTCAGGAGGAGCAGGCTGCCAAAGAAGCTATGAAAAAACCTGAAAACCTTCTTGGTACGCTGGCATTGGACCCAATAGCACTGAAAACAGGAAGGAATCTTGTCCCGCTTATTGACCCATCGCAGAACGGGCCTTTGCTGGAAAGGATTACTTTAGTCAGATATCAGATAGGGCAGGATCTGGGATTTGTTATACCTGGTGTGCGTGTTATGGACGATCTTAGTCTGCCACCGAATCAATATAGAATAGATATAAGAGGAACAAAAGTAGGCTTGGGCGAAGGTTATACCAATGCGTATTATGTAAAAACAACCCTGGCTACCTTGCGCGAAAAGGGACTGGATGGAGAGGAAGTTACTGACCCTGTTGATGGTAGCAGGGCTTGCTGGGTTAACGCTGAATTTGGTGACAGGCTACAACAGTTAGGGTTGCCTGTTAAAACAATTGTTGATTATATTTCAGAACATTTTTCAGAAGTAATCAAGCGCTACGCGGATGAAATTATGACCAGGCAAAATGTTCAGGCACTGCTGGAGCTGGTTAAAAATTCCAACGCGGCTATTGTCAGGGAACTGGTGCCGGATATGCTTTCTCTGGGGCAGGTGCATAAAGTGCTGCAGAACCTGGTCAGGGAAAGGATCAGTATCAGAGATTTGTCTACGATACTGGAACGGTTGGCTGATTATGCTCATGTCTCCAGAGACACCAACTTGCTGGCAGAATATGTCCGGCAGTCTCTTTCACGGCAAATTTGCGGTCAATATGCCGATGCTGAAGATACAATTACCGTTGTTACCTTTGATCCACGGCTGGAAGAAACTATGATCAGTGCTATTCATCAAAGCGAGTACGGTTCGTTTTTAGCGCTTGAACCTAACACCGGGGAACGGGTACTTATCCAGCTCAAAGAACCTCTGAGAAATTTTAACAAACTGCAAAAGTCTCCTATAATTTTATGTTCTCCTCGTTTAAGACCACATCTGAAAAGATTCATAGAACGTAATTATCCAATGTTCGCGGTGCTTTCCTATAACGAAATAGTACCGCAGATCAAGGTTCAATCCATTGGTGTAATCAATGAATAA
- a CDS encoding sigma-70 family RNA polymerase sigma factor has translation MNKLNQELTNKITHDLIDYLVHHYSDAIFGAFKYKIDSLVKNYARKLPGFIKDSEYDDLHNIACMEFIQTIRAWDPTNNPVVWPFAYSRINGAMRDHIRYLTKADPSRLYNWITDAAYMYLAINKNKEEFSHKVEDGVTLSEAMKQLTSIEQRVVTLKSVNDLTLVDIGKKINLSESQVSRIYRGAIEKLKKILS, from the coding sequence ATGAACAAGTTAAACCAGGAATTAACCAATAAAATCACACATGATCTGATCGACTATCTTGTTCATCATTACTCCGACGCAATATTCGGAGCCTTTAAATATAAAATTGACTCGCTAGTAAAAAATTATGCCAGAAAACTCCCGGGTTTTATCAAAGACAGTGAATATGATGATTTGCATAATATCGCCTGTATGGAATTTATTCAAACAATCCGTGCCTGGGACCCCACCAATAATCCGGTAGTTTGGCCTTTTGCCTATTCCAGGATAAACGGTGCCATGCGCGATCACATCAGATATCTTACCAAAGCCGACCCGAGCCGCCTTTATAACTGGATCACGGACGCTGCCTATATGTATCTGGCAATAAATAAAAACAAGGAAGAATTTTCCCACAAGGTTGAGGATGGAGTTACATTGTCGGAAGCCATGAAACAATTGACATCTATTGAGCAAAGAGTTGTTACTTTAAAAAGTGTAAATGATCTGACGCTGGTAGATATCGGCAAAAAAATAAATCTTTCCGAGTCCCAGGTGTCCAGAATATACAGAGGCGCCATAGAAAAATTGAAAAAGATACTGTCTTAA
- a CDS encoding sugar phosphate nucleotidyltransferase, protein MKGIVLAGGTGSRLFPLTKVTNKHLLPIGHEPMIYYPIKKILEAGISEILIVTGVEHMGAVVNLLGSGKDFNCRFTYKVQDEAGGIAQALGLAENFAGDDNVLVILGDNIFSGNLKQAAADFKNGATIFLQQVEDPQRFGVAIIENNNVVKIEEKPKNPKSNYAVTGLYIYDKQVFEYIKNLKRSQRGELEITDVNNAYLIAGNLHYQILDGFWTDAGTFESLYHANALVHKQNS, encoded by the coding sequence ATGAAAGGTATAGTCTTAGCCGGCGGCACGGGATCCAGACTTTTTCCTTTAACCAAGGTAACCAATAAACATTTGTTGCCTATTGGTCATGAACCCATGATTTATTATCCCATAAAAAAAATTTTAGAGGCAGGAATTAGTGAAATCCTTATAGTTACCGGCGTTGAACATATGGGGGCAGTGGTGAATCTGTTAGGATCAGGTAAAGATTTTAATTGTCGTTTCACTTATAAAGTCCAGGATGAAGCCGGCGGAATAGCCCAGGCACTCGGACTTGCCGAAAATTTTGCGGGTGATGATAACGTGTTAGTAATATTGGGAGACAATATTTTTAGCGGAAATTTGAAACAGGCTGCAGCTGATTTTAAAAATGGAGCAACTATTTTTTTACAGCAGGTAGAAGACCCTCAGCGTTTCGGGGTTGCTATAATTGAAAATAATAATGTCGTGAAAATCGAGGAAAAACCTAAAAATCCCAAAAGTAACTATGCTGTAACCGGTTTATATATATATGACAAACAGGTTTTTGAATATATTAAAAACCTCAAACGTTCGCAGCGTGGAGAGCTGGAAATAACCGATGTTAATAATGCTTACTTAATAGCAGGTAATCTGCATTATCAGATTTTGGACGGTTTCTGGACAGACGCCGGAACATTTGAGTCGCTTTACCATGCTAATGCTCTGGTCCATAAACAAAATTCATGA
- the rfbB gene encoding dTDP-glucose 4,6-dehydratase encodes MNEKPNVLMVTGGAGFIGSNFVRQYIKKYPSDILINFDVLTYAGNLENLKEIENSENYHFIRADISDRNLLDRIFNGMIPDIPAPNQIVHFAAESHVDRSIQDCTPFIQTNIVGTQVLLDIIRKHWTGRDENCRFIHVSTDEVYGSLGKEGFFTEQSQIKPNSPYSASKASSDLLVRSYFKTYGLPLIITRCSNNYGPYQFPEKLIPLIINNILQKKELPVYGKGENIRDWLFVLDHCEAIDVVLKKGKVGQVYNIGGHNEWKNIDIVNYICELLNKKLNRDFDNTTLIKFVTDRPGHDLRYAIDATKIEEECGWVPKHRFEDGIEETVDWYLEHPDWLKKVTSGVYKEYYEKHYIADRNIRR; translated from the coding sequence ATGAATGAAAAACCAAATGTTTTGATGGTTACCGGCGGTGCCGGCTTCATCGGTTCCAATTTTGTCCGGCAATATATTAAAAAATACCCTTCTGACATTTTGATCAATTTTGATGTATTAACCTATGCTGGCAATCTGGAAAACTTGAAAGAAATAGAAAATTCGGAAAACTATCATTTTATCAGAGCAGACATTTCTGACAGGAATTTACTGGACAGGATATTCAACGGAATGATACCGGATATACCTGCGCCAAACCAAATTGTTCATTTTGCTGCTGAATCTCATGTGGACCGCAGCATACAGGACTGTACCCCTTTTATTCAGACAAACATAGTCGGTACCCAGGTGCTTCTGGACATAATCAGAAAGCATTGGACGGGCAGAGATGAAAATTGCCGTTTTATCCATGTTTCAACAGATGAAGTATATGGCAGCCTGGGTAAAGAAGGGTTTTTTACCGAGCAAAGCCAAATTAAGCCCAATTCCCCTTATTCAGCATCAAAAGCCTCCAGCGACCTGCTGGTCAGATCATATTTCAAGACTTATGGGCTTCCTTTAATTATCACTCGTTGTTCCAATAATTACGGACCCTATCAATTTCCCGAGAAACTTATACCTTTGATAATTAATAATATTCTGCAAAAAAAAGAACTGCCTGTATATGGAAAAGGTGAAAATATCAGAGACTGGCTGTTTGTGCTTGATCACTGCGAAGCCATAGATGTAGTTTTAAAAAAAGGAAAAGTGGGTCAGGTATATAACATCGGAGGGCATAACGAATGGAAGAATATTGATATTGTTAATTATATATGTGAACTCCTGAATAAAAAGTTAAACCGTGATTTTGATAACACCACATTAATAAAGTTTGTTACGGACAGGCCGGGGCATGATTTACGTTATGCCATTGATGCTACTAAAATTGAAGAGGAATGCGGCTGGGTGCCCAAACATCGGTTCGAAGACGGTATCGAGGAGACGGTCGACTGGTATCTGGAGCATCCGGATTGGTTGAAAAAAGTTACTTCAGGAGTTTATAAGGAATATTATGAAAAACACTATATTGCCGACCGTAATATTCGGCGGTAG
- the nadD gene encoding nicotinate (nicotinamide) nucleotide adenylyltransferase, with product MKNTILPTVIFGGSFDPVHSGHLFIAQKCLEFADTITFVPCWQNPFVENKPQASAEERMEMLRLATKHEPRFILSDIEYQRDGKSYTINTIEYFYDKYKQKPGLLLGADSFLTFENWKDPKKILKLAQVFVYSRPGISNESIESLLQNKLYKNANVNYIKEQTYNISSTQIKIYCFLKEDIHEFVPKPVAEYIQANKLYQMQEDLSVIQRD from the coding sequence ATGAAAAACACTATATTGCCGACCGTAATATTCGGCGGTAGTTTTGATCCGGTCCATAGCGGGCATTTGTTTATCGCTCAAAAATGTCTGGAATTTGCCGATACAATTACTTTTGTTCCCTGCTGGCAGAATCCGTTTGTAGAAAATAAACCTCAGGCCTCTGCCGAAGAGCGTATGGAAATGCTGCGTCTTGCTACAAAACATGAACCCAGATTTATACTTTCAGATATTGAATATCAACGTGACGGCAAATCTTATACAATTAATACTATTGAATATTTTTATGACAAGTATAAGCAAAAACCGGGATTACTTCTTGGAGCCGATTCATTTTTAACCTTTGAAAACTGGAAGGATCCAAAAAAGATTTTAAAGCTGGCTCAAGTATTTGTCTACAGCAGGCCCGGTATCAGTAACGAAAGTATCGAAAGTCTGCTGCAAAATAAATTATATAAGAATGCCAATGTTAACTATATTAAAGAACAAACCTACAATATATCTTCCACGCAAATAAAAATATATTGTTTTTTAAAGGAAGATATACATGAGTTTGTCCCAAAGCCTGTAGCAGAATACATTCAGGCCAACAAGCTTTATCAGATGCAGGAAGATTTAAGCGTTATTCAGCGCGACTAG